The genomic window AAAAACCAGCAGGATCGCTCCCACTGGTCTGTTTCATATCGTAAATTAAAATTTCAAAAATCTTCTCATTGAAATAATCGAACCTAATGAACCAATGATGACACCAATACCGGCCATCAATACGTCGATTTTCCAAACGATCTCCTGTGGCTGTATCAACGAGTAATTTGAGCGCAACAAGGTTGGATTGAGTAAACCATAGATTTGTTGATACCCAAATGTAATGATCAATACAGGAAGAATCGCACCGATCAAACCGATCCAACCACCTTCCAAGAAGAACGGCCAGCGGATATAGCCATTTTTGGCACCAACTAAGCGCATGATCTGGATTTCTCTTTGGCGGGAAATGATCGTAATACGAATCGTATTTGAGATCAAGAACATCGCAACGAACAATAGTAATGCAGCAGCTGCTAAGCCCCACGTACGAACAGCAGCGGCGATATCAAAGATACGGTCAGATGAAGTTCCGCCGTAATCCGAACGGAAAACATTTTTCAACTTCGCTGCTTCTTCAGAAACTTCTTTTGTATGTGAAGGTTCTGTCGTTGTTACTACGTACACATCATACAACGGATTGCCGTCCCCTTCAAACAAACTCCATGAATCACCCATTTGATCTTGGATT from Enterococcus sp. DIV1094 includes these protein-coding regions:
- the ftsX gene encoding permease-like cell division protein FtsX; this translates as MIRTFFRHLLESIKSLKRNGWMTIASISAVTITLTLVGVFMAIIMNATKLAEDIEGNVDVSVFVDIGTSEKDMETLEKELKELDHVKNVDFSSKDQELKKIQDQMGDSWSLFEGDGNPLYDVYVVTTTEPSHTKEVSEEAAKLKNVFRSDYGGTSSDRIFDIAAAVRTWGLAAAALLLFVAMFLISNTIRITIISRQREIQIMRLVGAKNGYIRWPFFLEGGWIGLIGAILPVLIITFGYQQIYGLLNPTLLRSNYSLIQPQEIVWKIDVLMAGIGVIIGSLGSIISMRRFLKF